The genomic segment CTGTCCTTTGAGGAACGTGCAGTCAGGACACGGCCTTGAAAAAGCACTTGGGCAGGACTAGGGAATGAGGATTGGTGTATTGAGCAGGACTAGGGAATGAGGATTGGTGTATTGAGCAAGCCAGGCAGGACTAGGGAAAGAGGATTGGTGTATTGAGCACAATGCCCTGCTCTGGATTCGTATCGCGGACAGGGATTTTAAACCTACTGCATCTGTCAGACTAGAACAGAATAAACAAActgggctacattctcaaaggtATTGGTACTCGATCATCACTGgcacaatttgttttaaaaaataaataaataaatgaataaatacacacCATTTTACAATTCTGAAAACAACTTGAGACTTCTCTCAAGACCCTattcattataatttttttggggtgcatttttacttttattaaattGTGCTAATGACGATCTCGAGTTCATAATGGCTCTGAGAATCTAGCCTATAATGTGATGGGGGACACTTCACACTGCCGCAGGCTGACGTCATTTAAACCAAGTAATGCACTGAACTTGCTGAACCCCTCATGGAGCGGAGTGCAGCTTGCATTGCACTGAGACTGGGGCTGCTGTTCACAGTTCCTCTGACCTCATTCACTACTACAGCTTGCATTGTACTGAGACTGGGGCTGCTGCTGTTCACAGTTCATCTGAACTTTACTCGCCACCACTTGCTTCACCCTGCCTATCCCATGAGTTACACACCAACCAAATGCTTCCCATATTAACAGGCGACCAGGTTAAGAAGTTAAGCTGATTTTCTCAATTGCAAATCTAGCAACACTTGAATCTGTCGCTGGGAATAATTTATCTTCTGTGGGCGACGTTAGGCCATTGCTTTGTCTAACTCCAGAAGCTTGCGAGTAAATAAAGGTGGTCCCCAAAAATCCAATCCTGCGTCTACATCCGAATTCCTGTTTATTCACAATCCACTCCAAATATCCTGTTGTGCTTGTGCTACATATATTAGGACCCCAACTCGAAACATGTCCCCATCTAGATTGGGTCAACCCCATCAGGTTGGGGTTAATTAACATTTTTAGAACCTTGAAATCTTTTCATATTTGTGGTGTGGTTGTCTTGTGAATGACCCCATTgcgatgcagaaaattcacttcaCCAGAACCCAGTCTGAATTTAGAGTCCAGCGTTCACCAACACAGTTTGCAAAagttaataaaaatgtagaaatcGGTGGTGCCCTTTTTAAAGTTTACcatattaaaagcacagcacagtgtaaaagCGTAGGTACTGTAAACCTTGTCAAGCccagaggtatagtaaagcatattaagacATGGAAAAGCGTGAGAAGTGTGGTCCACTTTTTATAAGGGGGCTCCCCATCTTAGTAAGGTTTTGGAACCGCTGGTCCAGTTGCACTCCTGCTGTTGGAGCTGTGCCTGACTATTGCACAACCAGTAATCATTCCCTAAGGAATGTGTTTGAATAGCAAACAGAAGGTAGCTGTCTTGTTTGCAGGTTCTGTGTACAGTAGATTGTATTGTCACAATGTGCAGCAGTTTACTGTCCTGTAATTGCACCACATTAAGCAGATTTGTTTAATAGAGAAACTCTAAACCAAGGCAGTGCTGCTCTGCCAAAGTTGAAAGGATTATTTGGATAACTGGTGCACATTATGTAAACACGCCTGCTGATAAAGAAAACAAGAACTCCATTGATTTTCAGAGCATCTTCTGTTGCTGTGTAGCTTGATGCAGTGAGTTTTCATAATGTGGCAGGAAATTCACAGCATGCATCTATACTGACGGTGATGTTGGTCAACTGGAAGTTGCTTGTGGAAACTGTCTGCATGGAACAACATGCTTCTGTTTTCAATTCAGAATCCAAATGGAACTCGCGTCAAGACTGACGTGAATGGGACTATCCTTTTCAAAAGCAGTAATCTGTGCAGTCATTGCAGTATTCTGTGTATTGGTGTTCTGTCATTCAGCACAATGGATACTGGGTGTTTGGATGTTGGAGTGTGTCCCCACACGGAGAAGGCTGGCGTGTTTCACCCTGGTTTAGCTGAGCACTGCCATTTCATTGACCTTGTACTGCAGGGAATGATTTTTGGCTCTGGAGTTTTATGGAAAGCTTTAGTGGTGGCCCAAGCAAGAGCCATTCAGGGTTGCACAAGACTTTCTATTTATTCTGTAAGTTAGTTGGCTTGATCGTGCAATTCTACTGTGGGGTAAACTTGAGCCAAGGTCGTTGAGTAACAGAAGTGTACAGTAacgagtggggggggggggggggggggggttaattgaTAACCAGGATTTCATTAATCATATCTCCCTTATCTAAAAgggttattattttataataaatatgaaATGGTGTGATCAGCAAATATGTACAGTAGGTCAGCAGGCGCCCCCTAATGGCAAAATGTCTAAGTGTTGCTTGATAACAAGTCCATTGACATGGAGAACTATTTTTCTGTATAGACGTGCCCCCCTTTCTAGATTGTTGAACATGGTTCCCTAAGGGTTGCAGATGTTCTATGGTATCGCAAACGGAACGCTTATGGTTTATCTCCATTTTCAAGGTTCCAAATAAAGTATATTGGCCTAAACCACAAGTCTGACCGTCACAGCCTGCATTGAAAAAGAGAATGTGAAACGGGCATCTCTAATGAATGTTTCACAGTAAATGTTTTCTGAAAAACACTGTGTGCCCTGTGAAAGAATGAAGATTAGTTTGGAAAGGTTTCTTCCCTCTTCCTCCAGGGTACTGCAGCATCAGAATGAGTTGTTTGTGAACGTGGAAGACTTTAAGCTTTCTGAATCGTGTCCCCATTGGACCCCATTCACAGCTGCCACACTTCCAATTCTCGCAGAGTGTTTTATGTTGAATTCTGTTTTTGCAGCTCATTAAAACCCACACCCTGCTGCCCAGCCGGAATTACATTTTCGGGTACCACCCGCACGGGATCTTCTGCTTCGGAGCCTTCTGTAACTTCGGGACGGAAGCAACTGGGTTCTCCAAGAAGTTCCCTGGGATCTGCCCTCACCTGGCAACCCTGGCTGGGAACTTCAGATTGCCCCTCCTCCGGGACTACCTCATGTCTGCAGGTAAACCTCTTCTGTGTTTGATTGTGTCCGTGTTGACTACAGTAAGTGAGGCTAATAAAACATCACCTTGGCAGGGGGGTAGATGGAAACGAGACCCCcattgcacagcggtttgatccattcctggttttgctaggagtttgggacacacttgagcttgttgcctatacactgggACTGATCAGGCTcactttaaaacctggaatggggtaAACTGCAATGCAGTAGAAGTGTGGTGCACGCACCCCCTGTAGAAGTCCTACACCAGGGTTTTAGTCCTGATTAGTTCCCACCTGCTGTGGTCTGAGCTGGCGTGTAGATGGCAGTCTGGGGTATGgactccgggggggggggggggggcgatttGGACTGGACCTGGACCTGGTTCACTGTTTCTATCATCTGCTTCACGTGTTCATATTGGCTATTAAAGATGGACATGTCTTGGCTGCCATTGGCTTGGCTTGGATTTCATCTGGTAAGCCAAAACAAACCTTTTGTAGCGCTGACACTGCCTGGAGCCACAGTTCACATGACTGGTCTCAGACCCatcctggactacctaatgttgcCTTCGGTGCTAACCAGAGTCAGTGAAGCTAGAGAACTGGCTTGTTTTAACCAGCCATGTCAGACTGCACACTGAAGCACAGATACCCTCACTGCTGTACTTTGTAATCCACTTGCCCCTCTGACTCACAATTTGTATAATGTGCACAACAGGCTCTTGAATGCAAAATGTTTCATATGAGAGAGATGGACCGAAAAGCACTTCACATTGCTGGCTTTGTGTTCTGTATGAAGTCAGTTCTGTGTAATGTGTGGCTAACTTTTAAAGGTGTGTTTATAGTTTCCAGTGCACATGTCTATACATTAGAAGTGATCTCCTATTAAAATCCCAGGGATAGCAGTAAGACCCCGATTTGTATAGCAGGTTgatacattcctggttttactggtttaatcacacacctgagcttgttacctatacacactgtggctaatcaagctggtagtaaaacctggaatgggtgaagctgctatgcagtaggagtcttgttTTGGTGCAGGAGCTGTAACTGACGTGACATGACGGCAACAGACTTCACTTTAAGGGCTGTGTCCACAGTGGGACGTGCACGTCCTGTTTTTGGTGACCATGCTGATTCTTCTCCTGTCTGCAGGTATTTGTCCTGTGAATCGCAATTCCATGGACTATCTCCTGTCCCACAATGGAACTGGGAATGCTGTGGTGATTGTTGTGGGAGGAGCGGCGGAATCCCTGGAGTGCGTTCCTGGGAAGCACTCGGTCACTCTGAAAAACCGCAAAGGGTTTGTGAAGCTGGCCTTGCAGCAAGGGTAAGCGTGCCTGAGTGCGCTGTTGAACATGCTTACACTGAGAGCCTGTAGGTTATAACCTGCACTACATACAGAGGGAAAAGCATGGACAGCCGAATCAATCCCAGGAACAGTCTAGGAGTTTGCCGGTGGCCGTGAGGTGATTTTTATGTAGTTTGTTTATTCAttgtgaacctgatgaagaccTGTTGTGTCGAAACGCGCAGTTCTActaccgttttgttttgtttgctcgGTTTAGTAAAAAATTGTCAACTAATAAAATGAAAATCTTTAAAAGACTACAGTACATCTTGTCCTGattttgagtgtgcgaccaatTGGTCTTTTGGACTTCAATCTATAAATTTAAGGTTGGTGGATAGATTTGAAGTGAGTGTAAGCCCAAACAGACAGTGTGGTTAGTGgtgtgtgggtttgttttttgACATTATGCTTTTATTTGCTACCTAGACATCTTGCTTATAAACTCATAGCTGTACTGAAGGTTTTTACATGAATATccattaattttttaatttaaattatttaatgtcattttttttggcTTTAATACAATTTCAGTTCTAAGAGTTCTGAGCATTATAAACCAAGCTATGCATTTATATTTACTGCTCCGACCCACACGCTACACTCTGCTGTTTTCATCTCTTGTAGTAAGATTGAAAATGCATCACAACCTGGAAATGGAGATTCAATCTCTTTCTCCCTGCAGTGCTGATCTGGTCCCTGTGTATTCGTTTGGGGAGAATGAAGTGTACAAGCAGATCATCTTCGAGGAGGGCTCTTGGGGGAGGTATCTGCAGAGGAAGTTCCAGAAGCTCATGGGTTTCGCTCCCTGCTTCTTTCACGGCTGTGGGATATTCTCGACCAACAGCTGGGGAATGGtgccctacagcaaagacatcaACACTGTCGGTAGGTACCCGTGCACCGGTTCTGTGTGGGGTTTACAGCAGCGCTCCCATTGAAAATGTGAACTGCTGTACAAGTATGGAAGCTGGCCACATCCTGGGGGAGCACACATTGCAGGAGCTGAACTGGCTTCACCTGACGTAATGTGTGGAGAGACTTTGGCACGGCGCTCTGTTTGCAAAGAGGAATATCAAGGACATGTCTGTTTAATGAAGCGGCCTCCGGTCTCTGAGTTTGACAGATTTCATGCTGTATGCGCGTGTAAAGGGTTGTCGCAATCTGCACTAGGTAGCCAAGTGGCAAGTACTAGATTTCACCTGAATTGTTCCCAAACATGCTTCCAGGTGTTCACCATGGTATATTTACAGAGTTGTCAGTTTCCCGTGCTTTAAGTAATGCATATACTGTCATTTGCATTACTGTGTTTTTGCAAGGAGTTTAACATTTTTCACCTGTGGTTTTGGTATGCTTTTTGTTTACCATGGTAATTATTTTTTATAGTAAATTAGCCTGAGCCACACCCTGggtactgtgtgtttgtgtgtgtatatatatatatatatatatatatatatatatataatatatatatatataatatatatattacacagacATTTAATTTGCATTTCTTTTTGCAGTTGGAGAACCTATCACAGTCCCAAAGATAGAAAGCCCAAGCCAGGATGAAGTGGACCTTTACCATGACATGTACGTGCAGAGCCTCCTCAAACTCTTTGACAGATACAAGGTGAAGTTTGGTCTGCTGGAGACAGACACCCTGGCTTTGCACTAGAACATCTCCGGCTCTGGAGCGTCTCCCGGAGCTGCTGAGGATTGGACCCTGCTCTGTACcttcttaaccctttcagtcctgtaTTAGCACCACATGTTAACATGTGCTGTCAGCGATCATGtaggaacctcacgggactcccgGGACCCAGtctgagaggggaggggggagggtgaaatggtcctgttctcatgtatgcTCAAAGGAGTTTATTCATCGGCTCCACAAATacttcaggactgaaagggttaaaatgtaTTGGATTGTACCAAAAACAGGAGAACCGAAATCAGCTTGATCGCTCGACAGAAAATCATTCCAAGCCTGGAGTATCTGAATGCTTCTGTACAGTACTATTGAGTAGCCTACATTGTTTCAAACCGTGCTTCAGGGGGGGtttaagcacttttttttttttttttaaatatgctcaCAACTTAATCCTGTAATAATCCCATTTTACCATTTTAAGTAGCATAAAGCTTTAAATGCACAAGCAATGCAATTGGAAGGGTTTCATCCCATGAGGTAGCGCCTGTGGGCTCACAAACCTGAGAGGTGTAGGTGGATAAGCGCTTGTATTTCACACTTTTCTTGGTGATTTTCTGTTGCTGTTAATCTACAATGGTATGTATGAGAGGGAATTTCGTTGGTTTCAGtattagaagaaaaaaagtttttttcgaAAGTGTGATCGTAATGGAAAGTGAGCAGAAATGCAATTGTGAATAATGCCTATCAAGAAGAGAAGATGGAGGAGATTGATTTGTGTGAGATTCACGATGTAATTCCAAAAGTCTTTTGAATGTGTAGAATTATGGGCTGGGAGGCGATTTAAATGTTCGTATTATATAAATGTTTACACGTGTTTTAAACTGATTTGTTTTATGTACAGTTTAATTCTAGATTTTGCACTATATCCGCATGTTAAACCAACGTGCCTTTCTCGTCTGTACACCGTACCTTCAAGAGTGTGAATGCATCCCGTGGACTCATTTACTGATACACTATGAAAAGTGCCTTTTAAGTGCTCTTTCTGTGCAGTCTTCTACCATATAAATGacagtgtttaaaatgttttgtatgtttttgacttgaaaataaatgtgtaaatgttGCATTGTCTCCTTGTTTTGAAATCGTGGTCAACATAGCTATCATTGGTTTTCTgctgacttttctactctccttttaagaattcagttgatgcctgttaagccattcgtgtctctcaatcacaactgagaaacgtgtcaATAGGAAAAGTGGTTTAATTTGAGGTTTTTCtattaaacaattaaatgggcttttaaatcgtgggttttactttttcatttcaaagcagaagcaacTCTGCCTTTTAATGTAAATGGTCACGCAGAACTATTTAATGAAGAGCATCTGATtagaatcagtcgattgaatgggacgttatcaaggaaaatcatcccataggaatgggccggTGGGTACTTGTAGGTGGGTACTCTCAACAAGTAGAGTGGGTCCGGATGaagcgctttaatggacgtcggatgtagtagccgctagagtGCGCTGAACAAGCGGTGTTAATACTAGTAACAGTCTAATAAtaacagttaggtttaggggtagagggtaCATTTAGGGGTTGGGAAGCTATAGGTACATACTGGCCTATTCCTACGGGATGATTTTGCTAGGTAACGACCTattcaatcgactgattctaATTGGATCGGCtgaataaagtgtgtccagcataagaCTCTTACTccctcccgcccccccccccccccccccccccccccccatttacagctttaatacagaataaagaggAGTTGCTTAACATGTTCGTAGACTACGTTCTCCTTGTTAATCAAAAATAAAGGCTTGGATAATTTCGTTGTTTCACAGAAAACCCCAGtaaattaaatccatttaaatATCGACACGTTTCTCCGTTGTGaacacgaatggcttaacagaGATCAGCTGAATTCTTTAAAGAGAATAGAAAAGACGGCGGAAAACACCGACCAATCAGAAGCCCCAATTAAAACCAAGCGATGGATTCTGGATCGCAGGCATATAGAAtattgatttattacagtatggtAAATGTTTTGTAGACGGCGATGGAGTAGCAAGACTTCCAGTGGTctgtattttcaaagtgtttactccagtctaaCTTTATTCATCTCCCCCGCGAGGAAAAAACCTGACTGTTACGAAACTGTATAAAAATATAACACCGCACCAAATGTGAGAATTCATAAACAATCCTGTTTTTTGTACAGTATCTACCATGCCAAAAGGGCATATCAATGCATTATCTAAAGTGATATTTGCCAGCATTAAAAATGATTGAAAGTGCAACTATGAGGACACCACATAACCAGACACTACTGCAGCTAGTCAGTCCTGCATCCCTTGGTTATTTCACGCCCCCTAGTGGCCACTGCAGAGTTTTCAGGTGAGATTTAATAACCGGTGAGCTAACATTTCTTtaaaggttatttatttaattttttttaagcactCCACTGGGGGAAATGACTATTACTTGCATACCTTACAGACTGATATAAACCCATTGCTATCCCACTAACCCTGAAAGAAGCCGATTACTTCACATGCCACAGCAACGAGGCAGAAGAGGTATTGCAAAACGCATTATTGGTAAATATCAGCTATACCACAAGGACATAGCAAAGTTAATCAGAAATGTAAATACCGTTCAGAAGGTAAGCGATACCTTATCTGCAAGGAAGCGCCAATCGCAAAATGCAGTGACAGCGCGGTGAGGTTGGTTTAACAGAGAACACGTGAAACGTGGGCAACTTCTGGATAACATTGTGCGGTTTGTTGTGTCTTGTGGGTTGTGTATGATTCTAAAAATCAACACAGTAAAGTGGTTTATGCTCTGTGAGACTGTATGTATTGAAAGTCTGCTTTCTGTTTATCATCCGTGATAGGACCAGACATGCCCACAATCAGTCTGACAGTCTCCTGTCCAACTGATGCGATGAAAGAGTCTCCCACGCTATAATGTTACTAATGGATACAGGGGGTACTTTTAAATCTCCTCTAAATCGTATTAGTTTGAATTGGCACATAACTGAAAGAGTCCCCGCTATCTTTTATTTCATCGTTCTTATTTTAGTAATATTTTCATTTCAGAATGgtgcatgtgttttatttatatacagtttgTGTTAGTTTAATTCCTACAGCTGCTCGTGTAGTGCTTTGCGGTGGCCCTGGCGATGTGCAGCGCTGTAGAAATCTGAAGTTGTTGTATTGCTATTGGAAAGAACGTTAAAACGTGCATTGCAAATCTTCTCCTGGTGATAGTACTGTACGTGCACGTCGCATCGCCTTTCCCACATACCTTACTATATGATGACATCTGCTGGCCATCTGATGtaattacatgtttttatatacttttgtcaAAGATGCATTGAGCAGTAATGAAATACAATACGCCCCAATGAAGTTACGGCGAATCCGCTGGGATGCACTAACCTCAGACGTTGAAAGGTGATGCTGTTCCTCAATACTGGTGTCCTTCGTCATTGTAAGATGCTCTGTGCGTTCAGTTTCAGGTGTACAGTTTTCTCTTTCTATGTATCTAGAGAGGGGCGCTTCTTCAATTGTTATGacacttggttaggacattctttagaaCACGTTACTGGTAGTATCAGAACCTAAAGGGGAATATGATAGTGCCTGTCCAGCTGCCTGTACGGTACGcttgtcaaacttacattttgaCAGCGTTCCCTGGCTTCTCCTCGTGCTGAACGACACCCCTAGGCGTGCGGATATTGGCTCATATTTAAACACCCTGTCGTGTGCTATTCCTTGATAACAACACTCCACATTGACTCTGAGCTGGCGGGTTCAGCTGGGGTCTTATTACCACTAACAGAGGAAGATAATTTAGTATGGACACTTAAAAATGCAAATCTGCATCTCCAACTAGCTGAATGAAAATCAAGCGTATAaaagatgttaaatcagtgtcctattgtaagtgactctgcatataatgcacagcctacctctgtaaagcgctttgtgatatatatatatatatatatatatatatatatatatatatatatatatatatatatatatatatatatataacattgaagCAGCCAATGTTAGCGCCTGCAGGGATGTCTTACGTGAACtatggggactggtatttaatttaattatggtCAGCGATAATAAGCTCAGTTACCCGCGGATCGCCGACTGATCCCAGAGACCTTGAGACTCAACAGAAAATCGGGAGCTTAGACAGGTACGGATCACAGCCAATAAGATGCTTGACCTTGCAAGCgtgagcaccctcgctgcctATATGAACAATGCTTTTCCTGTTAGAAATGTACAAACGGTACGCATTTGCATTGGTGCACAACGGGTTACCAAGTAAACTTTACACTTTTAATCTGCAGCGATTACTTTCTTAACGATCTAAATTACGAGGTTTATCTTTAATCCCAAAGAAACCGAACACAAAACACGGATACCTGAAGTCGACGTGAAgtggtgtgttttgttgttgttttttttttttagctaacaGCACGTCCACTTCTGCAGCAAATCAAAGCTGCCGGAACCACTTTGGTTTCTGGTCCATCCATCATGTATTATACTGACAGCA from the Acipenser ruthenus chromosome 9, fAciRut3.2 maternal haplotype, whole genome shotgun sequence genome contains:
- the LOC117405472 gene encoding diacylglycerol O-acyltransferase 2-like, whose product is MKTIIAAYSGVLRGTGANFLSAIQDLPSVPWPSKSKVEKQLQIISVMQWVLSFLVMGAVCTVGLLYLFFTDCWLIAALYIAWLVFDWNTPRQGGRRSSWVRNWTVWKYFRDYFPIRLIKTHTLLPSRNYIFGYHPHGIFCFGAFCNFGTEATGFSKKFPGICPHLATLAGNFRLPLLRDYLMSAGICPVNRNSMDYLLSHNGTGNAVVIVVGGAAESLECVPGKHSVTLKNRKGFVKLALQQGADLVPVYSFGENEVYKQIIFEEGSWGRYLQRKFQKLMGFAPCFFHGCGIFSTNSWGMVPYSKDINTVVGEPITVPKIESPSQDEVDLYHDMYVQSLLKLFDRYKVKFGLLETDTLALH